Proteins encoded in a region of the Stieleria neptunia genome:
- a CDS encoding ThuA domain-containing protein has translation MNRVTRRAISVALMPVFVLAVLPGFLAQAGAADAKLRALIIDGQNNHTAWPQTTMMTKKYLEESGRFTVDIERTQFTWKGGKLLEQFPLEDGKTYQDLPQPKTDPDFNPKFSDYDVVISNFGWNAAPWPEATQKALEDFVGGGGGLVVIHAADNSFAEWNEFNKMIGIGGWGGRNEQSGPYVYINLDGEVVRDTTAGPGGNHGPAHEYQVIVRSPDHPIVKGLPSAWLHTRDELYQKLRGPAVNMTILATAYADPKYKGTGRHEPKLMTIDYGKGRIFHTTMGHDAVSFSGVGFITTLVRGCEWAATGDVTLTDVPEDFPSPTESSAREF, from the coding sequence ATGAATCGAGTCACCCGCCGTGCGATCAGCGTCGCACTGATGCCCGTCTTTGTCCTTGCCGTCCTACCCGGATTCCTCGCCCAGGCGGGCGCCGCCGATGCCAAGCTGCGGGCGCTGATCATCGACGGCCAGAACAACCACACCGCCTGGCCCCAGACGACGATGATGACCAAGAAGTACCTGGAAGAGTCGGGACGTTTCACCGTCGACATCGAGCGGACCCAGTTCACCTGGAAAGGCGGCAAGCTGCTCGAACAATTCCCGCTCGAGGACGGCAAGACGTATCAGGATCTGCCCCAGCCCAAGACGGATCCCGACTTCAATCCTAAATTTTCTGACTACGACGTCGTGATCAGCAACTTCGGTTGGAATGCCGCACCGTGGCCGGAAGCCACTCAAAAGGCGCTGGAGGACTTTGTCGGTGGCGGTGGTGGACTGGTCGTGATTCACGCCGCCGACAACTCGTTCGCCGAGTGGAACGAATTCAACAAGATGATCGGCATCGGCGGATGGGGCGGCCGAAACGAACAGTCGGGCCCGTACGTGTACATCAATCTGGATGGCGAAGTCGTGCGTGACACCACCGCCGGACCGGGCGGCAACCACGGACCGGCACACGAGTATCAGGTAATCGTGCGATCGCCCGACCACCCGATCGTCAAAGGTCTGCCGAGCGCTTGGCTGCACACCCGCGACGAACTCTATCAAAAACTGCGCGGGCCGGCCGTCAACATGACGATCCTGGCGACCGCGTACGCCGACCCCAAATACAAAGGGACCGGACGCCACGAACCGAAACTGATGACGATCGATTACGGCAAGGGTCGGATCTTCCACACCACGATGGGCCACGACGCCGTCTCCTTCAGCGGCGTCGGGTTCATCACCACGCTGGTCCGCGGCTGCGAATGGGCGGCGACCGGCGACGTGACCTTGACCGACGTGCCGGAGGATTTCCCGAGTCCGACCGAAAGCAGTGCACGCGAGTTTTAA